One stretch of Thalassophryne amazonica chromosome 19, fThaAma1.1, whole genome shotgun sequence DNA includes these proteins:
- the LOC117501004 gene encoding CD209 antigen-like protein E, with translation MIKEEPNTSVQLCTSAAMAKTHTGTGGNKFSFPSYRAIIMCLGLLNVVLLIVAIVIGIKCAKVKEDSVEVSHSVAAQVISELNLLRSNHSEVMEAEEAAKKTLESKRKEQRQLMDQIEQKKTINDQYQKQVEVLVNEKLQLKSNLSLLEGTCGKCPLQWTLMNSTCYFFSIRDSSRARKNWLDSRADCIIRGADLVVIDDAEEQRYVNKILRYSSINKAWIGVIWNKTTQTWIWVNNVNDTEPEYWFFGAFQPDSRYNSRGTDYCGSTRFMYDNTIATQNKEDCNGIFPWICEMMFT, from the exons ATGATAAAAGAGGAGCCAAACACAAGTGTACAGCTCTGCACCTCGGCAGCAATGGCAAAAACACACACGGGAACAG GTGGAAACAAATTTTCTTTTCCCAGCTATAGAGCGATCATCATGTGTCTGGGATTGCTGAACGTTGTTCTGCTGATCGTTGCTATCGTTATTGGGATTAAGT GCGCCAAAGTCAAAGAGGATTCAGTGGAGGTTTCCCATTCGGTGGCGGCACAAGTGATCAGCGAGCTGAACCTCCTCCGAAGCAACCACAGCGAGGTAATGGAAGCCGAAGAAGCAGCCAAGAAGACATTAGAGAGTAAGCGAAAGGAACAGAGGCAACTCATGGACCAGATCGAGCAGAAGAAGACCATCAACGACCAGTATCAGAAACAGGTGGAGGTGCTTGTAAATGAGAAGTTGCAATTGAAGTCCAATCTGTCGCTTTTGG AGGGTACCTGTGGGAAATGCCCCCTTCAGTGGACTTTAATGAACTCCACCTGCTATTTCTTTTCCATTCGAGACTCTTCCAGGGCCAGGAAGAACTGGTTGGACAGCAGAGCAGACTGCATTATTCGTGGAGCAGACCTGGTTGTGATCGATGACGCAGAAGAGCAG AGATATGTGAACAAGATCCTCAGATATTCATCGATAAATAAAGCCTGGATTGGTGTCATATGGAACAAAACAACACAGACGTGGATCTGGGTTAACAATGTGAATGACACGGAACCAGA GTACTGGTTCTTTGGAGCTTTTCAACCTGACAGCCGCTATAACAGCAGGGGAACAGATTACTGTGGAAGCACGAGGTTTATGTACGACAATACCATAGCTACCCAAAATAAAGAAGACTGTAATGGAATATTTCCTTGGATATGTGAAATGATGT TCACATAA